The following are encoded in a window of Flavobacterium psychrotrophum genomic DNA:
- the accB gene encoding acetyl-CoA carboxylase biotin carboxyl carrier protein, translated as MDIREIQNLIKFVAKSGATEVKLEMDDFKITIKTTTEGAAEAAATAYIQQMPVAQQAAPVAAAPAAPVADAPAAAPVGEDTSKFITVKSPIIGTLYRKPSPDKPSFVEVGSVINKGDVVCVIEAMKLFNEIESEVSGKIVKVLVDDASPVEFDQPLFLVDPS; from the coding sequence ATGGATATCAGAGAAATTCAAAACCTAATCAAGTTTGTGGCTAAGTCCGGAGCTACAGAAGTTAAGTTAGAGATGGATGATTTTAAGATCACCATAAAAACTACTACAGAGGGTGCTGCCGAAGCTGCTGCTACGGCTTACATTCAGCAAATGCCAGTTGCACAGCAAGCTGCTCCTGTTGCTGCTGCTCCTGCCGCGCCGGTTGCCGATGCACCTGCCGCTGCTCCTGTAGGAGAAGATACATCAAAATTTATTACAGTTAAGTCGCCAATTATTGGTACATTATACAGAAAACCATCTCCGGATAAACCTTCTTTTGTTGAAGTAGGAAGCGTTATCAATAAGGGTGATGTAGTGTGTGTTATCGAGGCAATGAAACTATTTAATGAAATAGAATCTGAAGTTTCAGGAAAAATAGTGAAAGTTCTTGTAGACGATGCCTCACCGGTAGAGTTTGACCAGCCACTATTCCTGGTAGACCCATCTTAA
- a CDS encoding beta-ketoacyl-ACP synthase III, protein MSKITAAITAVGAYVPEYRLTNEILETIVDTNDEWITSRTGIKERRILKDADKGTSYLAIKAAEDLIKKAGINPEDIDAVLVATTTPDQPVAATAVYVATQIGAVNAFAYDLQAACSSFLYGMSTASAYIEAGRYKKVLLIGADKMSSIIDYKDRATCIIFGDGAGAVLFEPNHEGLGFQDEILRSDGIGRDFLRIEAGGSLMPASHQTVEEGKHYVYQDGKTVFKYAVSNMADVSERIMKKNNLVHDDVNWLVAHQANRRIIDATASRMGVDESKVLINIERYGNTTSATLPLVLADFEHQFKKGDNIIFAAFGGGFTWGSIYLKWAYNKN, encoded by the coding sequence ATGAGTAAAATAACAGCCGCTATTACCGCTGTAGGTGCTTATGTTCCTGAATATAGGCTTACTAACGAGATACTTGAAACCATTGTAGATACTAATGATGAGTGGATAACATCCCGTACCGGTATTAAAGAAAGGCGTATACTTAAAGATGCAGATAAGGGTACTTCTTATCTTGCTATTAAAGCCGCAGAAGATTTAATAAAAAAAGCGGGTATTAACCCTGAAGATATTGATGCTGTGCTTGTGGCTACCACTACGCCAGATCAGCCCGTGGCAGCTACGGCAGTTTATGTAGCTACTCAAATAGGTGCTGTTAATGCATTTGCTTATGATCTTCAGGCTGCGTGTTCCAGCTTTTTATATGGCATGAGTACTGCTTCTGCTTATATAGAAGCAGGGCGTTACAAAAAAGTATTGCTTATAGGGGCAGATAAAATGTCTTCTATCATAGATTATAAAGACAGGGCTACCTGCATTATCTTTGGAGATGGCGCCGGTGCCGTACTTTTTGAACCTAACCATGAGGGCCTTGGCTTTCAGGATGAAATACTAAGGAGCGATGGTATAGGTCGCGATTTTCTTAGAATAGAGGCCGGCGGATCTTTAATGCCAGCCAGCCATCAAACCGTAGAAGAGGGTAAGCATTATGTTTACCAGGATGGTAAAACCGTATTTAAATATGCGGTAAGTAATATGGCCGATGTTAGTGAGCGCATCATGAAAAAGAATAATCTTGTACATGATGATGTAAACTGGCTTGTGGCACACCAGGCTAATCGTCGTATTATAGATGCTACAGCATCGCGCATGGGTGTAGACGAATCTAAGGTGCTTATTAATATAGAGCGCTACGGTAATACTACCAGCGCTACCCTGCCTCTTGTACTTGCTGACTTTGAACATCAGTTTAAAAAAGGCGATAACATTATTTTTGCTGCATTTGGCGGCGGCTTTACATGGGGCTCTATCTACCTTAAATGGGCTTACAATAAAAACTAA
- the rpmF gene encoding 50S ribosomal protein L32, with translation MAHPKRKTSKTRRDKRRTHYKASVPQIATCPVTGEAHLYHRAYWHEGKMYYRGQVVIDKAEAVA, from the coding sequence ATGGCACATCCTAAGAGAAAAACCTCGAAAACGAGAAGAGATAAGAGAAGGACTCACTATAAAGCTTCTGTACCTCAAATTGCTACATGCCCGGTAACCGGCGAAGCGCATTTGTATCATAGGGCTTACTGGCATGAAGGCAAAATGTACTACAGAGGCCAGGTAGTTATCGATAAAGCTGAAGCGGTAGCTTAA
- a CDS encoding YceD family protein, producing MKAKKEFLIPFVGLKQGKHQFEFDINKTFFDDFEFDEYNGVNVKVNLVLEKKSTMMELSFKHAGTVNVPCDLTNEDFDLSIKGNINLIVKFGDEFNNDNEEILILPHGEYQVDVSQYIYEMIVLSVPSKRIHPGIKDGTFGAGILNKLDELAPKEKLEIKEEKTDDPRWDGLKKLLTDNK from the coding sequence ATGAAAGCGAAAAAGGAATTCTTGATCCCTTTTGTGGGGTTAAAGCAGGGAAAGCACCAGTTTGAGTTTGATATTAATAAAACGTTCTTTGATGACTTTGAATTTGACGAATATAATGGCGTCAATGTAAAAGTAAATCTTGTTTTGGAGAAAAAGAGCACCATGATGGAGCTTTCGTTTAAACATGCAGGTACGGTTAACGTGCCTTGTGATTTGACGAATGAGGATTTTGACTTGTCTATAAAGGGCAATATAAACCTTATAGTGAAATTTGGTGATGAGTTTAATAACGATAATGAAGAAATACTGATACTGCCACATGGTGAATACCAGGTAGATGTGTCTCAGTATATTTATGAAATGATCGTGCTTTCTGTTCCTTCAAAACGGATACATCCCGGGATAAAAGACGGCACATTTGGTGCCGGGATATTAAACAAGCTGGATGAGCTTGCCCCAAAAGAAAAACTTGAGATTAAAGAAGAAAAAACAGACGACCCAAGGTGGGACGGATTAAAAAAACTATTAACGGATAATAAATAA
- the pdxA gene encoding 4-hydroxythreonine-4-phosphate dehydrogenase PdxA: MAKKAENVIVGISIGDLNGIGAEVFLKTFEDARMLEFCTPVVFANVKILSFVKKALNLNANLHGIDKLDQLLIGKINVLNVWKEGVNIEFGKNDDVVGGYAVKSFTEAVAALKNKEIDVLVTAPINKYNIQSEEFKFPGHTDYLDQELDGDALMFMVQDNLRVGLLTDHIPVNEVSAHLTEALIRKKILTINKSLKQDFKINGPKIAVLGVNPHSGDNGVIGREDDDVVKPALKKLFEEGVKVFGPFSADSFFGSGQYEKYDAVIAAYHDQGLIPFKTLSFGNGVNYTAGLSGIRTSPDHGTAYEIAGKGEADNNSFKEAVYLALDIYHNRGEYTELTSNPLKIREKQEEKKYS, from the coding sequence ATGGCAAAGAAGGCAGAGAATGTAATTGTAGGCATATCCATAGGCGACCTTAACGGAATAGGAGCAGAAGTGTTTCTTAAAACCTTTGAGGATGCCCGTATGCTTGAGTTTTGCACGCCGGTAGTCTTTGCAAATGTCAAAATACTTTCGTTTGTAAAAAAAGCGCTTAATCTTAATGCTAACCTTCATGGTATTGATAAGCTGGATCAGTTATTGATAGGTAAAATTAATGTGCTTAACGTTTGGAAGGAAGGCGTAAACATAGAGTTTGGTAAAAATGATGATGTTGTGGGTGGTTATGCTGTAAAATCGTTTACAGAGGCTGTTGCAGCGCTTAAAAATAAGGAAATAGATGTGCTGGTTACGGCACCTATAAATAAATACAATATACAAAGCGAAGAGTTTAAGTTTCCCGGGCATACAGATTATCTGGATCAGGAGCTTGATGGCGATGCGCTTATGTTTATGGTACAGGATAATCTTAGGGTGGGGTTGCTTACAGACCATATTCCGGTAAATGAAGTTTCGGCGCATCTTACAGAGGCGCTTATACGCAAAAAGATTCTTACGATAAACAAATCGCTTAAACAGGATTTTAAAATTAACGGCCCAAAAATTGCTGTATTGGGTGTAAACCCGCATAGCGGGGACAATGGTGTCATAGGTAGGGAAGATGACGATGTTGTAAAGCCTGCGCTTAAAAAATTGTTTGAAGAAGGTGTTAAGGTTTTTGGACCTTTTAGTGCTGATAGTTTCTTTGGCAGTGGGCAGTATGAAAAGTATGATGCAGTAATTGCCGCCTACCATGACCAGGGGTTAATACCGTTTAAAACCTTGTCGTTTGGTAATGGTGTTAACTATACTGCCGGGCTTTCGGGAATCAGGACATCACCAGATCATGGAACTGCTTATGAGATAGCAGGTAAAGGCGAAGCAGACAATAATTCGTTTAAAGAAGCGGTGTACCTGGCGCTCGATATTTACCATAATAGAGGCGAATATACCGAATTAACATCGAACCCTTTGAAAATAAGGGAGAAACAAGAAGAAAAAAAATATTCATAA
- a CDS encoding riboflavin synthase — translation MFTGIIEASAIIQDIKKDNENIHFTFSSPITHELKIDQSLSHDGVCLTVVAIGTDNYTVTAIKETLEKTNLKEWSVGSGVNLERAMQLGARLDGHIVQGHVDQTGICKSVEEAGGSWYFTFEYNPATSNITIEKGSITVNGVSLTVVNSQVNSFSVAIIPYTYEHTNFNQIKAGTTVNLEFDVIGKYVARINSLRN, via the coding sequence ATGTTCACAGGAATAATTGAAGCCTCGGCTATAATACAAGATATTAAGAAAGACAACGAAAACATTCATTTTACTTTTTCGTCGCCCATTACCCACGAGCTTAAGATAGACCAAAGCCTTTCTCACGACGGTGTGTGCCTTACCGTTGTAGCAATTGGCACAGATAACTACACAGTAACCGCTATTAAAGAAACGCTTGAAAAAACCAATCTAAAAGAATGGAGCGTAGGCAGTGGAGTAAACCTTGAACGTGCCATGCAGCTGGGCGCACGCCTTGATGGCCATATAGTACAGGGACACGTAGACCAGACCGGAATTTGTAAAAGCGTAGAAGAAGCCGGTGGCAGCTGGTACTTTACCTTTGAATATAACCCCGCCACAAGCAACATTACTATAGAAAAGGGCTCGATAACCGTTAACGGAGTAAGTCTTACCGTGGTAAACTCGCAGGTTAATTCATTTAGTGTTGCTATAATCCCATACACTTACGAGCACACTAATTTCAACCAAATTAAAGCCGGCACTACAGTAAACCTTGAGTTTGATGTGATAGGCAAATATGTGGCAAGAATAAATAGTTTGAGAAACTAA